CTTCCTGCGCTTGGATGCAGGGCGGGGCAGAAGGCTGTAGAAGGGTTATTTGTTTTCAAATTACACTTTTATCAGGATATAAATCTTTTATCAGGATATAAATGTACTTTGACTACACTTTTATCAAGATGAGAAGAATTTCTTAATCTTCTATGCGTTGTTTTTCAACCCGTATTCCTATGTCATTTATTCCTTGCAATTTCTCGTCTTTCATTCCGCTCATTACCTTAATGGTATAATTGCCCGGATGCAAAGGACGTACGGATTTGACGAATGTTTCTGCTTGAAAAACGCTTCCCCATCCTTTTCCTGTCCATCTGCCTGTGGAATCGGCAAGGCTGATAGCGATAGTATCAGTACGCCACACCGTAGAATCCGGCATATTTTGAGAAATGAATAAATGCAAGTCATGATAAAGATAATCTGTCCTGTTACGGACTTCCGCGAATAGGCGGAAAGTGGTAGGAATACTATCAGTGATAGGAATAAGAAAAGAGAGTGTATCACTCTTTCCCCATCCTTCATTAGGAAGGGATTGGTAAGAGTGATACACAGTATTCTCGTCGTTACAGGCTGCTAAACAAGCAGCGAACAGACAAAATAAGCTATTCCTGAGAAGGCTTTTCATTATTATTCTGCGGTTTCTCCTGATTCTGATTTCTTTCCGGTCTTTCGGGTCTTTCTCCTCTTTCGGGTCTTTCCGGTCTGGGACGACGCTCCTGACCTTGCGGACGTTCCGGTCTTTCCTGATTTTGAGGACGTTCCTGATTTTGAGGACGTTCTTGTCCTTGTGGGCGTTCCGGTCGTCTGTTGTCGTTATTCCGTCCCTGATTCTGTCCTTGATTCTGTCCCCTGTTCCGGTTGTTATTATTGTTTCTCGGTCGGTTTTCCCTTTCCCCTCTGTTTCCGTTTTCTGACGGTTGCGAGCGGTTATCATTCTCCCGTTGAGGTTGTTGCGGACGGTTTCCACCCTCTGCCTGTTGCTGCGGGCGGTTGTTATTGTTGTTATTTCCTTTTTTCTTCTTCTTGTTATTCCGGTTTCCGCCATCCTTATTATTCCGGTTGCGGTCGAAACGGGTAAGGCTTTCCTGTTCCAGCAAATCCACCGGTTTCTTCGGTTCCGGCTTCTTCTCTTCTTCGACCAGGCTGTCCGGCTTCATCCCTTTTCTATTCATGGAGATAATCTCAAAAGCACGTTTACCGCTAATCGTAACCAAATTAGCAGGGAAGCTCTTGTCTGTAGAATAAGAAATCTGATTGCTCAGAATATCCGCCTTGAAGAAATAGAAAGTACCATCCTTTGTTTCCAGTTCAATCTCCTTGGAAGGAAGACGCTTTTGAGCTTCCACATAGCAGTCCACTTCATAATTCAGACAGCATTTCAGCTTCGCGCATTGTCCGGCAAGTTTCTGCGGATTCAGTGAAATGTCCTGATAACGGGCTGCACTGGTAGATACCGATACGAAACTCGTCATCCACGTAGCACAGCAAAGCTCGCGTCCGCAAGGACCGATACCGCCGATACGTCCCGCTTCCTGGCGTGCACCAATCTGCTTCATCTCGATACGTACACGAAACGCTTCCGCCAATACCTTAATCAGTTGGCGGAAATCCACACGCTCGTCCGCAATATAATAGAAGATAGCCTTGTTACCATCTCCCTGATACTCCACATCGCCGATTTTCATGTTCAGGCTCAGATTCAAAGCAATCTGGCGCGCACGAATCATCGTAGCATGCTCCTTACCTTTGGCTTCGTTGAATTTCTCCATATCCACCGGTTTGGCTTTCCGGTAAACGCGCTTGATTTCCGTATCCGCCTTGAAGTTTGCTTTCTTCATTTGCAGCGGAACCAGTCTGCCTGTCAGCGTTACTACACCAATATCGTGACCCGGAGCAGCTTCAACGGCAACTATATCCCCCTTTTCCAGTTTGATTTTATTGCTGTTGCGGTAATACCCCTTCCGGGTATTCTTGAATTGCACCTCTACCATGTCACTCTCTTCCGCATTGCCCGGAATATCAGCCAGCCAATCGTAGGTGTTCAGTTTCTTATCTTGTCGGGAGCACCCTTTGCAGCAAAGGCCGCCGCTCCCATTATGAAGTTTATATTCCATAGTTTATATATTTATTATTGCTTCAACAGTACAATCATCTTCAGCGAGAAGTCGAAGAATACCATTTTAGCATTTACATTCTGTTCTATATGTAGTTGCGCTTCGCTCAGTTCGTCCATGATACCCATCACATTCCGTTCGTTGACAAAAGGCGCAAAGCGGGTTGCAAAATTCTGTTCGTTGATAGTCATATACGTAAGGTCGCGTTGATGCAGGTTGAAGATAAAATTCTCCCGAATCATACGCTGGCAATATTCCAGAAGATTCTTCTGGCGTTCACGCCCCATGCCTGCCACTTGCTCGCTCCACATTTTCATCTCCCTGATTTTCCGTTGGTAAGACAAACGCATCAGGCTGACAAATAATTCGAAGAACAACTGGTTCTCTTCATTCAGATGAATAGA
The DNA window shown above is from Bacteroides faecium and carries:
- a CDS encoding PSP1 domain-containing protein; translated protein: MEYKLHNGSGGLCCKGCSRQDKKLNTYDWLADIPGNAEESDMVEVQFKNTRKGYYRNSNKIKLEKGDIVAVEAAPGHDIGVVTLTGRLVPLQMKKANFKADTEIKRVYRKAKPVDMEKFNEAKGKEHATMIRARQIALNLSLNMKIGDVEYQGDGNKAIFYYIADERVDFRQLIKVLAEAFRVRIEMKQIGARQEAGRIGGIGPCGRELCCATWMTSFVSVSTSAARYQDISLNPQKLAGQCAKLKCCLNYEVDCYVEAQKRLPSKEIELETKDGTFYFFKADILSNQISYSTDKSFPANLVTISGKRAFEIISMNRKGMKPDSLVEEEKKPEPKKPVDLLEQESLTRFDRNRNNKDGGNRNNKKKKKGNNNNNNRPQQQAEGGNRPQQPQRENDNRSQPSENGNRGERENRPRNNNNNRNRGQNQGQNQGRNNDNRRPERPQGQERPQNQERPQNQERPERPQGQERRPRPERPERGERPERPERNQNQEKPQNNNEKPSQE
- the gldH gene encoding gliding motility lipoprotein GldH, with amino-acid sequence MKSLLRNSLFCLFAACLAACNDENTVYHSYQSLPNEGWGKSDTLSFLIPITDSIPTTFRLFAEVRNRTDYLYHDLHLFISQNMPDSTVWRTDTIAISLADSTGRWTGKGWGSVFQAETFVKSVRPLHPGNYTIKVMSGMKDEKLQGINDIGIRVEKQRIED